The following proteins are encoded in a genomic region of Oryza brachyantha chromosome 11, ObraRS2, whole genome shotgun sequence:
- the LOC102710065 gene encoding signal recognition particle 54 kDa protein, chloroplastic-like has product MEATAFALSSTAAVGGRRSPAKAIRPVRFSARAPRLRATQNAALRRALSAASPGTRRLRRGSALVVRAEMFGQLTTGLESAWNKLRGVDVLTKENIVEPMRDIRRALLEADVSLPVVRRFVSSISEKALGSDLIRGVRPDQQLVKIVHDELVQLMGGEVSDLVFAKSGPTVILLAGLQGVGKTTVCAKLAFYLKKLGKSCMLVAADVYRPAAIDQLTILGEQVGVPVYSEGTESRPAQITKNAVEEAKRRNFDAIVVDTAGRLQIDRSMMDELKEVKKAVNPTEVLLVVDAMTGQEAAALVTTFNIEIGITGAILTKLDGDSRGGAALSVKEVSGKPIKFVGRGERMEDLELFYPDRMAQRVLGMGDVLSFVEKAQEVMRQEDAVELQKKIMSAKFDFNDFLKQSQNVAKMGSMSRVIGMIPGMNKVTPAQIREAEKRLAFVESMINAMTAEEREKPELLAESRDRRIRVAEESGKTEKEVSQLVAQLFQMRAQMQKLMGVMTGQEALPGMGGLMESLNADEKAPPGTARRKRRHSKTRQRELDAVGGVPSS; this is encoded by the exons GGCACGAGGAGGCTGAGGAGGGGGAGCGCGCTGGTGGTGCGGGCAGAGATGTTCGGGCAGCTCACCACCGGGCTGGAGTCCGCGTGGAACAAGCTGCGTGGCGTCG ACGTACTGACGAAGGAAAATATAGTTGAACCAATGAGGGATATAAGAAGAGCACTTCTGGAAGCAGAT GTTAGTTTGCCTGTAGTGAGACGATTTGTTTCGTCTATAAGTGAAAAAGCTTTAGGTTCTGATCTTATAAGAGGAGTCCGACCGGACCAGCAATTAGTGAAG ATTGTGCACGATGAACTTGTGCAACTGATGGGTGGAGAAGTATCGGATCTGGTATTTGCAAAAAGTGGTCCCACGGTAATCTTATTGGCAGGCCTGCAAGGTGTTGGGAAGACTACTGTTTGTGCAAAGCTTGCATTTTACCTAAAGAAACTG GGCAAGAGTTGTATGCTGGTTGCTGCAGATGTTTACAGGCCTGCAGCCATTGATCAACTCACTATACTGGGGGAACAG GTTGGTGTACCAGTTTACTCAGAAGGAACAGAATCCAGACCTGCACAAATAACCAAGAATGCCGTGGAAGAGGCCAAAAGAAGAAATTTCGATGCCATTGTAGTGGATACTGCTGGAAGACTACAG ATTGACAGATCAATGATGGATGAATTGAAGGAAGTGAAGAAGGCGGTTAATCCTACAGAAGTTCTGCTTGTTGTTGATGCCATGACTGGACAAGAAGCCGCAG CATTGGTCACCACCTTCAATATTGAGATTGGTATCACTGGAGCTATATTGACTAAACTGGATGGAGATTCCAGGGGTGGAGCAGCACTAAGCGTTAAAGAG GTGTCTGGAAAGCCCATCAAGTTTGTAGGGCGTGGAGAACGGATGGAGGACCTTGAGCTTTTTTATCCTGACCGTATGGCACAACGTGTTTTGGGAATGGGCGATGTACTTTCGTTTGTTGAAAAAGCACAAGAAGTC ATGCGTCAAGAAGATGCTGTAGAATTACAGAAGAAGATCATGAGCGCAAAATTTGACTTCAATGACTTTCTAAAGCAATCACAGAATGTTGCAAAAATGGGTTCCATGAGCCGTGTAATTGGAATGATTCCAGGAATGAACAAG GTTACTCCTGCACAAATTCGGGAAGCTGAGAAAAGGCTTGCATTCGTTGAGTCTATGATCAATGCAATGACTGCAG AGGAAAGGGAAAAACCAGAGTTACTGGCTGAATCACGTGACAGGAGGATAAGAGTAGCCGAGGAGTCTGGAAAGACAGAAAAAGAG GTGAGCCAGTTGGTTGCCCAGCTTTTCCAAATGCGTGCTCAGATGCAGAAACTGATGGGTGTGATGACCGGACAAGAAGCACTTCCAGGCATGGGAGGTCTCATGGAGTCCCTTAACGCCGATGAGAAG GCACCTCCTGGCACTGCACGGCGGAAGAGGAGGCACAGCAAGACGAGGCAGAGGGAGCTGGATGCAGTGGGTGGCGTCCCAAGTTCTTGA